From a single Mycolicibacterium moriokaense genomic region:
- the ald gene encoding alanine dehydrogenase translates to MRVGIPTEIKNNEYRVAITPAGVAELVHRGHEVLIQVGAGEGSAISDNDFKRAGAQMINSVDEVWEEADLLLKVKEPIEAEYSRLREGQTLFTYLHLAASKPCTDALLASGTTSIAYETVQLADGSLPLLAPMSEVAGRLAAQVGAYHLMRSHGGRGVLMGGVPGVAPAEVVVIGGGVAGYNAARIAKGMGAHVSVFDVNINTLRKIDNENSGAIETRYSSMLDLEDAVKEADLVIGAVLVPGAKAPKLVTNSTVAHMKPGAVLVDIAIDQGGCFEDSRPTTHDDPTFAVHDTVFYCVANMPGAVPRTSTYALTNATMPYVLKLADKGWQAACEADPALAKGLSTHQGSLLSQQVAADLDLPFTDPATLLA, encoded by the coding sequence GGTGTTGCCGAGTTGGTCCACCGCGGCCATGAGGTACTCATCCAGGTGGGCGCAGGCGAGGGGTCTGCGATCTCCGACAACGATTTCAAGCGCGCGGGCGCGCAGATGATCAACAGCGTCGACGAGGTCTGGGAAGAGGCCGATCTGCTGCTGAAGGTCAAGGAGCCGATCGAGGCCGAATACTCGCGCCTGCGCGAGGGCCAGACCCTCTTCACTTACCTGCACCTCGCGGCATCGAAGCCGTGCACCGATGCACTGCTCGCGTCGGGCACCACGTCGATCGCCTATGAGACCGTGCAGCTCGCCGACGGATCCCTGCCGCTGCTCGCCCCCATGAGCGAGGTCGCGGGCCGGCTGGCCGCCCAGGTCGGCGCGTATCACCTGATGCGCAGCCACGGCGGTCGCGGCGTGCTCATGGGTGGCGTACCCGGCGTCGCCCCGGCCGAGGTCGTCGTCATCGGCGGCGGCGTGGCCGGCTACAACGCCGCCCGCATCGCCAAGGGCATGGGCGCCCACGTGTCCGTCTTCGACGTCAACATCAACACGTTGCGCAAGATCGACAACGAAAACAGCGGGGCCATCGAGACCCGCTACTCGTCGATGCTCGACCTCGAGGACGCCGTCAAGGAGGCGGACCTGGTGATCGGCGCCGTGCTGGTGCCGGGCGCGAAGGCGCCGAAGCTGGTCACGAATTCGACTGTCGCGCATATGAAGCCCGGTGCGGTGCTCGTCGACATCGCGATCGACCAGGGCGGTTGCTTCGAGGATTCGCGGCCCACCACCCACGACGACCCGACCTTCGCGGTGCACGACACGGTGTTCTACTGCGTCGCGAACATGCCGGGTGCGGTGCCGCGCACGTCGACCTATGCGCTGACCAACGCGACGATGCCGTACGTGCTGAAGCTCGCGGACAAGGGCTGGCAGGCCGCCTGCGAGGCCGATCCGGCGCTGGCCAAGGGCCTGTCGACGCACCAGGGTTCGCTGCTCTCCCAGCAGGTGGCGGCCGACTTGGATCTGCCCTTCACGGATCCGGCCACACTGTTGGCCTGA
- a CDS encoding YchJ family protein, whose protein sequence is MRPTEPCPCGSDEPFGRCCLPLHLGESLAETAEQLMRSRYSAYAVGDLDYIWQTWHPRTRPETLTPDTGLRWTGLEIVDTVDGQPGDATGEVEFRAHYLKDRRSGTLHERSRFAFRARRWLYVDGELYR, encoded by the coding sequence ATGCGTCCGACCGAGCCGTGTCCCTGTGGGTCGGATGAACCGTTCGGTCGCTGTTGTCTGCCACTGCATCTCGGCGAAAGTCTGGCCGAGACGGCCGAACAGCTGATGCGCTCGCGCTACAGCGCGTACGCGGTCGGCGACCTCGACTACATCTGGCAGACGTGGCATCCCCGGACGCGGCCCGAGACGTTGACACCCGACACCGGGTTGAGATGGACCGGACTGGAGATCGTCGACACCGTCGACGGGCAGCCCGGCGATGCGACGGGAGAAGTCGAGTTTCGCGCGCACTACCTCAAAGACAGACGAAGCGGGACGCTGCATGAGCGGTCCCGCTTCGCCTTTCGAGCCCGCCGGTGGTTATACGTAGACGGGGAGTTGTACCGGTGA
- the bla gene encoding class A beta-lactamase: MTPLSRRHVLLGGLTLAAVAASSHTIALADPSSSVDASIEDLEQRNNAAIGVFAANLASGKTVAHRAQDPFAMCSTFKAYASARVLQMAQHGELSLDDTMFVDPAGILPNSPVTQPRAGGDMTLAELCQAALQQSDNAAANLVLTRIGGPQAITAFARSIGDESTRLDRWEIELNTAIPGDLRDTSTPEALGGGFRALLTGDVLASPQRRLLEDWMRANQTSSMRAGLPPGWTTADKTGSGDYGSTNDVGIAYGPDGERVLLAFMTRSKADDPKAENMRPLIGELAALVLPTLLV; encoded by the coding sequence ATGACTCCTCTATCCCGACGACACGTTCTGCTCGGCGGGTTGACACTCGCGGCAGTCGCTGCCTCGTCGCACACGATCGCACTGGCTGATCCGTCCTCCTCGGTGGACGCTTCCATCGAAGACCTGGAGCAGCGGAACAACGCCGCCATCGGCGTCTTCGCCGCCAACCTGGCGTCGGGCAAGACCGTGGCACATCGTGCGCAGGATCCGTTCGCGATGTGTTCGACGTTCAAGGCCTACGCGTCGGCGCGGGTGCTGCAGATGGCCCAGCACGGCGAGCTGTCGCTCGACGACACGATGTTCGTCGACCCGGCGGGGATCCTGCCGAATTCGCCTGTCACGCAACCGCGGGCCGGCGGCGACATGACGCTGGCCGAACTGTGCCAGGCGGCGTTGCAGCAGAGCGATAACGCCGCCGCCAACCTCGTGTTGACCAGGATCGGCGGGCCGCAGGCGATCACCGCGTTCGCGCGCAGCATCGGAGACGAAAGTACGCGGCTGGACCGCTGGGAGATCGAGCTGAACACGGCGATCCCCGGCGATCTGCGCGACACCAGCACGCCGGAGGCACTCGGTGGCGGCTTCCGTGCACTACTGACCGGGGACGTCCTCGCATCACCCCAGCGTCGACTGCTCGAGGACTGGATGCGCGCCAATCAGACGTCCAGCATGCGGGCCGGGCTTCCGCCGGGCTGGACCACCGCCGACAAGACCGGCAGCGGCGACTACGGCAGCACGAACGACGTCGGCATCGCGTATGGCCCTGACGGGGAGCGGGTTCTGCTCGCGTTCATGACGCGGTCCAAGGCCGACGATCCCAAGGCGGAGAACATGCGCCCGCTCATCGGGGAGCTGGCTGCGTTGGTGCTGCCCACACTTCTCGTCTAG
- a CDS encoding M16 family metallopeptidase encodes MPQRRPVRALRRGANSAASSTRDLSQVRRTVLPGGLRVVTEHIPSVHSASVGVWVDVGSRDEGPSVAGAAHFLEHLLFKSTPTRTAVDIAQAVDAVGGELNAFTTREHTCYYAHVLDTDLELAVDLVADVVLRGRCAPEDVEIERDVVLEEIAMRDDDPEDTLGDVFLAAMFGSHPVGRPVIGSAKSIAAMTRTQLHSFHMRRYTPERMVVAVAGNVDHHEVVSLVREHFGPRLVRGRKPVPPRKGTGRVTGRPSLQLVSRDAEQTHLSLGVRTPGRHWEHRWALSVLNTALGGGLSSRLFQQIRETRGLAYSVYSTMDTFADGGALSIYAACLPERFPEVVRVTADVLEDVARDGITETEYRIAKGSLRGGLVLGLEDSGSRMNRIGRSELNYGTHRSIEDTLAKIEAVTLDEVNAVARKLLSRQYGGAVLGPQTSKRMLPQPLRAMTR; translated from the coding sequence ATGCCGCAGCGGCGACCAGTTAGGGCGTTACGCCGCGGCGCGAACAGCGCGGCGTCATCTACACGGGATCTTTCCCAGGTGCGTCGCACCGTGCTGCCCGGTGGCCTGCGCGTGGTCACCGAGCACATCCCGTCGGTGCACTCGGCGTCGGTCGGGGTGTGGGTCGACGTCGGCTCGCGTGACGAGGGACCCAGCGTTGCCGGTGCGGCCCACTTCCTGGAACACCTGCTGTTCAAGTCCACCCCGACGCGCACCGCGGTCGACATCGCGCAAGCCGTCGATGCGGTCGGTGGTGAGCTGAACGCGTTCACCACCCGCGAGCACACGTGCTACTACGCCCATGTGCTCGATACCGACCTCGAGTTGGCCGTCGACCTGGTGGCCGACGTGGTGTTGCGCGGGCGTTGTGCCCCAGAGGATGTCGAGATCGAACGCGACGTCGTGCTCGAGGAGATCGCCATGCGCGACGACGATCCCGAGGACACCCTCGGCGACGTCTTCCTGGCGGCGATGTTCGGTTCGCATCCGGTCGGGCGGCCCGTGATCGGCAGCGCGAAATCGATCGCGGCGATGACGCGGACGCAACTGCACTCGTTCCACATGCGTCGCTACACGCCGGAGCGGATGGTGGTCGCGGTCGCGGGCAACGTCGACCATCACGAAGTCGTGTCGTTGGTGCGAGAGCACTTCGGCCCGCGGCTGGTTCGCGGCCGCAAGCCGGTGCCGCCGCGCAAGGGCACGGGCCGCGTCACGGGGCGTCCGTCGTTGCAACTGGTCAGCAGGGACGCCGAGCAGACCCATCTTTCGTTGGGGGTTAGGACGCCGGGCAGGCACTGGGAGCATCGATGGGCGCTCTCGGTGCTCAACACCGCGCTGGGCGGTGGCCTGAGTTCCCGTCTGTTCCAACAGATTCGGGAGACTCGCGGACTGGCGTACTCGGTCTACTCGACGATGGACACCTTCGCCGACGGCGGGGCGCTGTCGATCTACGCGGCGTGTCTGCCGGAGCGCTTCCCTGAAGTCGTGCGGGTGACCGCCGACGTGCTCGAGGACGTGGCCCGCGACGGCATCACCGAGACGGAGTACCGCATCGCGAAGGGCTCACTGCGCGGGGGACTGGTGCTTGGTCTCGAGGACTCCGGATCCCGGATGAACCGGATCGGCCGCAGCGAGCTGAACTACGGTACGCATCGCAGCATCGAGGACACCCTCGCCAAGATCGAAGCGGTGACGCTCGATGAGGTCAACGCCGTCGCGCGCAAACTGTTGTCCCGTCAATACGGTGGCGCTGTGCTCGGCCCGCAAACTTCGAAAAGGATGTTGCCGCAGCCGCTTCGGGCCATGACACGCTGA
- a CDS encoding polyribonucleotide nucleotidyltransferase — protein sequence MSVVELEDGVYESTAVIDNGSYGTRTIRFETGRLAKQAAGAVVAYLDDDTMLLSATTASKTPKDHFDFFPLTIDVEERMYAAGRIPGSFFRREGRPSTDAILTCRLIDRPLRPTFVSGLRNEVQVVVTVLSLDPKDLYDVLAINGASASTQISGLPFSGPVGGVRVALIDGQWVAFPTVEQLENAVFDMVVAGRKTADDVAIMMVEAEATENVVELIAGGAGAPTETIVAEGLEAAKPFIATLCAAQQELADAAAKPTADYPVFPEYQDDVFYAVSSVATEELSKALTIAGKEERNDRTDEIKVEVLERLAEQFEGREKEIGAAFRSLTKKLVRQRILTDHFRIDGRGITDIRALSAEVAVVPRAHGSALFERGETQIMGITTLDMVKMAQQIDSLGPETTKRYMHHYNFPPYSTGETGRVGSPKRREIGHGALAERALVPVLPSVEEFPYAIRQVSEALGSNGSTSMGSVCASTLSLLNAGVPLKSPVAGIAMGLVSDDVETEGGGTERRFVTLTDILGAEDAFGDMDFKCAGTKDFVTALQLDTKLDGIPSQVLAAALAQAKDARLTILEVMAEAIDKPDEMSPYAPRITTIKVPVDKIGEVIGPKGKMINSITEETGAQISIEDDGTVFVGASNGEAAQAAIDKINAIANPQLPKVGERFLGTIVKTTDFGAFVSLLPGRDGLVHISKLGRGKRIAKVEDVVKVGDKLRVEIADIDNRGKISLVLVADDDAADAPSETAPADAAAATS from the coding sequence ATGTCTGTAGTTGAACTTGAAGACGGCGTATACGAATCCACAGCCGTCATCGACAACGGGAGCTACGGCACCCGCACCATCCGCTTCGAGACCGGTCGGCTGGCCAAGCAGGCCGCCGGCGCCGTCGTCGCCTATCTCGACGACGACACCATGCTCTTGTCGGCCACCACGGCCAGCAAGACCCCGAAGGACCACTTCGACTTCTTCCCGTTGACGATCGACGTCGAGGAGCGGATGTACGCCGCCGGGCGTATCCCCGGCTCGTTCTTCCGCCGCGAGGGCCGCCCGTCCACGGACGCGATCCTGACCTGCCGCCTGATCGACCGGCCGCTGCGGCCGACGTTCGTGTCGGGTCTGCGCAACGAGGTCCAGGTCGTCGTCACCGTGCTGAGCCTTGACCCCAAGGACCTCTACGACGTGCTGGCCATCAACGGCGCATCGGCGTCGACCCAGATCTCGGGTCTGCCGTTCTCCGGTCCGGTCGGCGGTGTGCGTGTCGCGCTGATCGACGGCCAGTGGGTCGCGTTCCCGACCGTCGAGCAGCTCGAGAACGCCGTGTTCGACATGGTGGTCGCGGGCCGCAAGACCGCCGATGACGTCGCGATCATGATGGTCGAGGCGGAGGCGACCGAGAACGTCGTCGAGCTGATCGCCGGTGGCGCGGGCGCCCCGACCGAGACCATCGTCGCCGAGGGCCTCGAGGCCGCGAAGCCGTTCATCGCCACGCTGTGCGCCGCCCAGCAGGAGCTGGCCGACGCGGCCGCCAAGCCGACCGCCGACTACCCGGTGTTCCCGGAGTACCAGGACGACGTGTTCTACGCGGTGTCCTCGGTGGCCACCGAGGAGCTGTCCAAGGCGCTGACCATCGCCGGCAAGGAAGAGCGCAACGATCGCACCGACGAGATCAAGGTCGAGGTGCTGGAGCGGCTGGCCGAGCAGTTCGAAGGCCGGGAGAAGGAAATCGGCGCCGCGTTCCGGTCGCTGACCAAAAAGCTTGTGCGCCAGCGGATCCTGACCGACCACTTCCGCATCGACGGCCGCGGCATCACCGATATCCGCGCGCTGAGCGCCGAGGTGGCCGTGGTACCGCGGGCACACGGAAGTGCGCTGTTCGAGCGAGGCGAGACCCAGATCATGGGTATCACCACGCTGGACATGGTCAAGATGGCCCAGCAGATCGACTCGCTGGGACCCGAGACCACCAAGCGGTACATGCACCACTACAACTTCCCGCCGTATTCGACCGGTGAGACCGGCCGCGTCGGTTCGCCCAAGCGCCGCGAGATCGGCCACGGCGCCCTCGCCGAGCGGGCCCTGGTGCCGGTGCTGCCGAGCGTCGAGGAGTTCCCGTACGCGATCCGCCAGGTGTCGGAGGCGTTGGGCTCCAACGGTTCGACGTCGATGGGCTCGGTGTGTGCGTCGACGCTGTCGCTGCTGAACGCCGGTGTGCCGCTGAAGTCTCCGGTCGCGGGCATCGCGATGGGTCTGGTGTCCGACGACGTCGAAACCGAAGGTGGCGGCACCGAACGGCGCTTCGTCACGCTGACCGACATCCTCGGTGCCGAAGATGCCTTCGGCGACATGGACTTCAAGTGCGCGGGCACCAAAGACTTCGTCACCGCGCTGCAGCTCGACACCAAGCTCGACGGCATCCCGTCGCAGGTGCTGGCGGCGGCGCTGGCGCAGGCCAAGGATGCGCGACTGACCATCCTCGAGGTGATGGCCGAGGCCATCGACAAGCCCGACGAGATGAGCCCGTACGCGCCGCGCATCACCACGATCAAGGTGCCGGTCGACAAGATCGGTGAGGTCATCGGGCCCAAGGGCAAGATGATCAACTCGATCACCGAGGAGACCGGCGCCCAGATCTCCATCGAGGACGACGGCACCGTGTTCGTCGGCGCCTCCAACGGTGAGGCGGCACAGGCCGCGATCGACAAGATCAACGCGATCGCCAACCCGCAGCTGCCCAAGGTCGGCGAGCGGTTCCTCGGCACCATCGTCAAGACAACCGATTTCGGCGCCTTCGTGTCGTTGCTGCCCGGCCGGGACGGCTTGGTGCACATCTCCAAGCTGGGCCGCGGCAAGCGGATCGCCAAGGTGGAGGATGTCGTCAAGGTCGGCGACAAGCTGCGCGTGGAGATCGCAGACATCGACAACCGCGGGAAGATCTCGCTGGTTCTCGTCGCCGACGACGACGCAGCGGACGCCCCATCGGAGACTGCACCGGCAGATGCCGCAGCGGCGACCAGTTAG
- the lppU gene encoding LppU family putative lipoprotein translates to MGALTGCSSGSAADLAVGDCLKTGGTAERPEVTKVDCGSPESNFKVAATVENSDLCPADVDSYYSMRGAFSDASTTICMDIDWVVGDCMSIDPTNDKDPVRANCDDASVPNRQRVTEILDDVANVDQCATGVGYPYDERNFTVCVEDVA, encoded by the coding sequence ATGGGGGCTCTGACCGGCTGTTCGTCCGGCTCCGCCGCAGACCTCGCGGTGGGCGACTGCCTGAAGACGGGCGGCACAGCCGAACGGCCCGAGGTGACCAAGGTCGACTGCGGCAGCCCGGAATCCAACTTCAAGGTGGCCGCCACCGTCGAGAACAGCGACCTCTGCCCGGCCGACGTCGACTCCTACTACTCGATGCGCGGCGCCTTCTCCGATGCCAGCACGACGATTTGCATGGACATCGACTGGGTGGTCGGCGACTGCATGAGCATCGACCCGACCAACGACAAGGACCCGGTACGGGCGAACTGTGACGATGCCTCGGTGCCCAACCGCCAGCGGGTCACCGAGATCCTGGATGATGTCGCCAACGTCGATCAGTGCGCGACGGGCGTCGGCTATCCCTACGACGAGCGCAACTTCACGGTGTGCGTGGAGGACGTCGCCTGA